The following are encoded together in the Xanthomonas vesicatoria ATCC 35937 genome:
- the queC gene encoding 7-cyano-7-deazaguanine synthase QueC has protein sequence MKKAVVLLSGGMDSAAVIALAQEQGFAVYALSVRYGQRHTSELDAAARVAAAQGVAAHKVVDVDLRSIGGSALTDDIEVPDAGGDGIPVTYVPARNTIMLSLALGWAEVVGANDLFCGVNAVDYSGYPDCRPEFVRAFEVLANLATKAGVEGAGLRVHAPLQFLSKADIVREGVRLGVDFGLTVSCYRADVDGRACGHCDACRLRAAGFADAGVQDPTHYAISS, from the coding sequence ATGAAAAAAGCTGTCGTTCTGTTGTCCGGAGGTATGGACTCCGCCGCCGTCATTGCGCTCGCGCAGGAGCAGGGCTTTGCCGTGTACGCGCTGAGCGTGCGCTACGGTCAACGTCACACCTCCGAGCTAGATGCGGCCGCGCGGGTTGCGGCAGCCCAGGGCGTCGCTGCGCACAAGGTGGTCGACGTGGATCTACGCAGCATCGGCGGCTCGGCGCTCACCGACGACATCGAGGTGCCGGACGCCGGCGGCGACGGCATCCCGGTCACCTATGTGCCGGCTCGCAACACCATCATGCTGTCGCTGGCGCTCGGCTGGGCCGAGGTGGTCGGGGCTAACGACCTGTTCTGCGGCGTCAATGCAGTCGACTACTCCGGCTATCCGGACTGCCGCCCCGAGTTCGTGCGCGCCTTCGAAGTGCTGGCCAATCTGGCCACCAAGGCTGGCGTGGAAGGCGCCGGTCTGCGCGTGCACGCACCGCTGCAATTCCTCAGCAAGGCTGACATCGTGCGCGAGGGCGTTCGCCTGGGCGTGGATTTCGGCCTCACTGTGTCCTGTTATCGCGCCGATGTGGATGGACGTGCCTGCGGCCACTGCGACGCTTGCCGGCTGCGCGCCGCCGGCTTCGCCGATGCTGGCGTTCAGGACCCCACGCATTACGCGATTTCGTCTTGA